A section of the Triticum dicoccoides isolate Atlit2015 ecotype Zavitan chromosome 7A, WEW_v2.0, whole genome shotgun sequence genome encodes:
- the LOC119332553 gene encoding 2-hydroxy-palmitic acid dioxygenase MPO1-like, translating to MEEAKRRPRGVLDLEAQFAFFRSQHRHPVNVAAHALLAGPILFGSLLILYFLPLPSPLDPALALSLAYGAAYLAVDRRAGALAALLLLGAWAASRALAARLGFALAWKVVLATELFCWTWQFLGHGLFEKKGPTVSELPAVFLMEPFLILLQILNKLFGCEPYPGFSKNVDKKMEADLSESRELEQRKIN from the exons ATGGAGGAGGCCAAGAGGAGGCCGCGCGGCGTGCTGGACCTGGAGGCGCAGTTCGCCTTCTTCCGTTCGCAGCACCGGCACCCGGTCAACGTCGCCGCGCACGCGCTGCTCGCGGGCCCCATCCTCTTCGGCAGCCTGCTCATCCTCTACTTCCTGCCCCTGCCCTCCCCGCTCGACCCGGCCCTCGCGCTCTCCCTCGCCTACGGCGCCGCCTACCTCGCCGTCGACCGCCGCGCCGGGGCCCTcgccgcgctcctcctcctcggcgcCTGGGCCGCCAGCCgcgccctcgccgcccgcctcggcttCGCGCTCGCGTGGAAGGTCGTGCTGGCCACGGAGCTCTTCTGCTGGACCTGGCAGTTCCTCGGCCATGGACTCTTCGAG AAGAAAGGGCCAACGGTGAGTGAACTTCCGGCGGTGTTCCTGATGGAGCCATTCCTCATCCTGCTGCAG ATACTCAACAAGCTGTTTGGCTGCGAGCCATACCCTGGATTCAGCAAGAACGTGGATAAGAAGATGGAGGCTGATCTCAGTGAGAGCAGAGAGCTCGAGCAGAGGAAGATCAACTAA